The following are encoded together in the Populus trichocarpa isolate Nisqually-1 chromosome 5, P.trichocarpa_v4.1, whole genome shotgun sequence genome:
- the LOC7493988 gene encoding protein FD, with protein MWSSPGANIDNNNTSNSKVSGNSPSKCFSSTCSSPSPPSPSPPIPNQSMNGASMEEVWDDINLASLHDHSNTNTSSNTNHHSFNGMVFQDFLARPSNKDTSTRAASKEPSSGGGNSFLKNSLGPPPATMLSLNSGSDHFHYLESSNTVPVRPNPQMHSHANGGTISFDSSLDSPFDALGSSSVFLSICKKRPQENGDVSGGDRRHKRMIKNRESAARSRARKQESGSPFENLFLVKFNDYRMLMFYLLLILQAYTVELEREAAHLAQENAKLRRQQERFLAAAPAQLPKKNTLYRTSTAPF; from the exons ATGTGGTCATCGCCAGGAGCAAATATTGATAACAACAACACGAGCAACAGTAAAGTCTCTGGCAATTCTCCTTCAAAATGCTTTTCCTCTACATGTTCTTCTCCTTCACCTCCCTCTCCTTCTCCTCCAATACCAAACCAATCAATGAACGGAGCCTCAATGGAAGAAGTTTGGGATGACATAAACCTAGCTTCTCTTCATGATCATTCAAATACTAACACAAGCAGCAACACCAACCACCATTCTTTTAATGGTATGGTCTTTCAAGATTTCTTGGCTAGACCTTCCAATAAAGACACATCAACAAGGGCTGCCTCTAAGGAACCCTCCTCTGGCGGGGGCAACAGTTTCTTGAAGAACTCTTTAGGGCCACCCCCAGCTACCATGCTGAGTTTGAATTCTGGGTCTGATCATTTTCATTATCTGGAAAGCAGTAATACTGTCCCTGTGAGGCCAAATCCACAAATGCATAGTCATGCCAATGGTGGCACAATAAGTTTTGATTCTTCTCTCGATTCCCCCTTCGATGCCTTGGGTTCTTCTTCAGTGTTCCTTTCCATTTGCAAAAAAAGGCCTCAAGAAAACGGTGATGTCTCTGGCGGCGATCGGAGGCACAAGCGCATGATCAAGAACAGAGAATCTGCAGCTCGGTCCCGGGCTAGAAAGCAGGAATCTGGCTCTccttttgaaaatttgtttttagtgaAATTTAATGATTATAGAATGTTAATGTTTTATCTTTTACTAATTTTGCAGGCTTACACAGTTGAGTTGGAACGTGAAGCTGCTCATTTAGCACAGGAGAATGCCAAGCTTAGAAGGCAGCAAGAAAGG TTCTTGGCAGCAGCTCCTGCTCagctaccaaaaaaaaacaccctctATAGAACCTCAACAGCTCCATTTTGA